The following proteins are encoded in a genomic region of Cryptomeria japonica chromosome 11, Sugi_1.0, whole genome shotgun sequence:
- the LOC131859766 gene encoding uncharacterized protein LOC131859766, which yields MRFFTGGKELVRPGVTRFATYFLALQTLCEQKGNLRRMFVSAEWMESGFTSQANGIAVAEYMYSTTFWESIEQIVEFSEPLVKVLRLVDGDKPPMGYVYEAMDRAKEVIRSKMENNRDKYMPLWDIIDRRWDGQMHTPLHAAGYFLNPLLFYKTDFLEIDAEIKQGFFKCMEKMFPDLEKFDAATIELEMYKHAKGFLSSRAAIQSRKTIQPAAWWASFGDEIPNLRWMAVRILSQPCSSSACERNWSVFEHIHSKKRNRLSQQRLNDLVFVHHNLRLKIRKAQGTIEECLPIDLDEIYPECELIAAADDDDDDDDVDDDYVVADRPLVSEDFDIMRQANFRPEWVEGIRTGSYPGASSSGPPAL from the exons ATGCGCTTTTTCACAGGAGGCAAGGAGCTAGTTCGACCAGGAgtgacaagatttgcaacatatttccttgCATTACAAACATTATGTGAACAAAAAGGTAATTTGAGGCGAATGTTTGTTTCAGCTGAGTGGATGGAGTCTGGTTTCACAAGTCAAGCAAATGGCATAGCAGTGGCAGAGTATATGTATTCTACCACATTTTGGGAATCTATTGAACAAATTGTAGAATTTTCAGAGCCTTTAGTAAAAGTCTTGAGACTAGTGGATGGAGATAAACCCCCCATGGGATATGTGTATGAGgctatggatagggccaaggaggtgatAAGGAGTAAGATGGAAAATAACAGAGATAAGTATATGCCgttgtgggacataattgataggagatgggatgGACAAATGCACACTCCTCTCCATGCTGCAGGATATTTTCTCAATCCTCTGTTATTCTATAAGACTGACTTCCTGGAAATTGATGCTGAGATCAAACAAGGCTTCTTCAAGTGCATGGAAAAAATGTTTCCTGACTTGGAAAAATTTGATGCGGCTACGATAGAGCTGGAAATGTACAAGCATGCTAAGGGCTTTCTCTCTTCTAGGGCTGCTATACAAAGCAGAAAGACAATTCAACCAG ctgcatggtgggcttcttttggagatgaaataccaaatttaaggtggatggcggtgcgtattttgagccaaccatgtagcTCATCAGCTTGTGAGCGTAATTGGAGTGTGTTTGAACACATACATTCTAAGAAACGCAACCGCCTATCACAACAACGACTAAATGACTTGGTATTTGTTCATCACAACCTCCGCTTGAAGATAAggaaagctcaag GAACTATTGAGGAATGCTTGCCAATTGACCTCGATGAGATATATCCAGAGTGCGAGTTGattgctgctgctgatgatgatgatgatgatgatgatgttgatgatgattatgttGTTGCTGATCGTCCGCTTGTgtctgaagattttgatatcatgaGGCAAGCCAACTTTCGTCCTGAATGGGTTGAAGGAATTAG